One Nerophis ophidion isolate RoL-2023_Sa linkage group LG06, RoL_Noph_v1.0, whole genome shotgun sequence genomic region harbors:
- the LOC133554368 gene encoding gastrula zinc finger protein XlCGF57.1-like: MDQEEPQPSRSKEEDEAPLTPPINVEEVDPLTPHIKEEEDPLTPHIKEEEEDPLAPHIKDEEEGPLTPHIKEEEEERLTPHIKEERLTPHIKEEEEEHIISQEGEHHEWLEEFPVIVKSEDDEVKGESEEKRGAEPPSSSSTQHMTTEADGDHCGGSQADKILAPLLDSDDTTSHSPDSDDEDSKDDKTGHTDNTHLTCSHCDKTFSYRGNLKVHMRIHTGEKPFSCSECGKRFGRKNVLNLHMKTHTGEKPFSCSVCGKGCIQSSDLKVHMRMHTGEKPFSCSVCCIRFARKNVLKDHMKTHTGEKPFSCSICGKGFVQSNHLKVHMGVHKCEKAFICSICGKVFEHSNYLKKHIKTHMGVKTFFCSICGKGFVHSDYLKKHTIIHTGENPYSCPVCCKGFVQKQNLKVHMRMHTGEKPFPCSVCGKGFVTSQFMKVHMRIHTGEKPFSCSVCSKCFTQKPHLKVHMRTHIGEKPFICSVCGKGFTRSFHLKTHMRTHTGEKVFGCSVCGERFSSKYQCKKHKCAGENSSSK, encoded by the coding sequence ATGGACCAGGAGGAGCCACAGCCTTCCCGCTCTAAAGAGGAAGACGAGGCGCCATTGACCCCTCCCATTAATGTGGAAGAGGTGGACCCACTGACTCCTcacattaaagaagaagaggaCCCACTGactcctcacattaaagaggaagaggaggacccactggcTCCTCACATTAAAGACGAAGAGGAGggcccactgacccctcacattaaggaggaagaggaggaacgaCTAACccctcacattaaggaggaaAGACTAACccctcacattaaggaggaagaggaggaacacatcatcagtcaggagggagagcatcatgaatggttggaggagttcccagtgattgtgaagagtgaagatgatgaggtcaaaggtgaaagtgaggagaagagaggggcggagcctccaagcagcagctccactcaacacatgacaacagaagctgatggagaccactgtggaggatcacaagcagacaagatcTTAGCTCCACTATTAGATAGTGACGACACAACGTCTCACTCTCCTGactctgatgatgaagactctaaagatgataagacaggtcacactgacaacacacacttgacatgttctcactgtgacaaaacttttAGTTATCGTGGTAATcttaaagtacacatgagaatacacacaggagaaaaacctttttcctgctcagaatgcgGTAAAAGATTTGGGCGAAAAAATGTGTTGAAtctacacatgaaaacacacactggagaaaaacctttttcatgttcagtatgtggtaaaggttGTATACAAAGTAGTgatctgaaagtacacatgagaatgcacactggagaaaaacctttttcctgctcagtttGTTGTATTCGATTTGCACGTAAGAATGTGTTAAAAgaccacatgaaaacacacactggagaaaaacctttttcctgttcaatctgtgggaaaggttttgtacaaagtaaccatttgaaagtacacatgggAGTACACAAATGTGAGAaagcttttatctgttcaatctgtggtaaagtaTTTGAACATAGTAACTATttgaaaaaacacattaaaactcACATGGGCGTAAAAACATTcttctgttcaatctgtggcaaAGGATTTGTACATAGTGACTATTTGAAAAAACATACaataatacacactggagaaaatcCATATTCTTGTCCAGTATGttgtaaaggttttgtacaaaaacagaatttaaaagtacacatgagaatgcacactggtgaaaaaccttttccttgctcagtatgtggtaaaggttttgtaacaAGTCAGTttatgaaagtacacatgagaatacacactggggaaaaacctttttcatgttcagtctgtagtaaatgttttacacaaaaaccacatttgaaagtacacatgagaacacacattggtgaaaaaccttttatttgttcagtctgtggtaaaggttttacacgaagttttcatttgaaaacacacatgagaacacacacaggcgaGAAGGTGTTcggttgcagtgtgtgtggtgaaagattctcttctaaataccagtgtaagaaacacaagtgtgctggtgagaacagcagcagcaaatga